From a single Pelodiscus sinensis isolate JC-2024 chromosome 4, ASM4963464v1, whole genome shotgun sequence genomic region:
- the RMDN3 gene encoding regulator of microtubule dynamics protein 3 isoform X5, translating into MTSAPAEGTQQLAPALAGVVRSARPRTQHSTRHMMSKLRVSRAGLGLLLGAAAGIGFLYVFYKQRRKQPWWGRGSRDSRVQRMQNSVGPHETAESLAHNQVLLIRQAPLEAGDGITYTSLLTREEQVEVLNRLDFVLKNIIDLRREVEELKNSLQSLAGEIIGEVRSHLEEAQKVSRRRRYMFPRERSDSTGSSSIYFTASSGTANTDDGESEGGRTSCTCRAHHPARDSLPHPRTQQVHCNTAGVPRPAAGGPVSPAPHPGAVGAGRTGVPVGAACPGSCHLCPSADPGAERAASCCCSACCLLSSRSSSHSFSPSRLSLHTLLSNPPGTLRPLHMPCWETLGPAGPSTPELPLPLVPLASPFQLSPPSFSPPLSSPLSHLLSPVSPEFRTPPPSFVK; encoded by the exons ATGACAAGCGCCCCCGCTGAAGGAACCCAGCAGCTAGCTCCCGCACTTGCAGGGGTAGTGAGGTCGGCGAGGCCCCGCACCCAGCACAGCACCAG GCACATGATGTCCAAACTGCGGGTGTCCCGTGCGGGGCTTGGgttgctgctgggagcagcagcagggatcgGATTCTTGTATGTGTTCTACAAGCAGAGGCGGAAACAGCCCTGGTGGGGACGCGGCTCCAGGGACTCTCGGGTTCAGCGCATGCAGAACTCTGTGGGGCCCCATGAAACCGCAGAATCCCTGGCACACAACCAGG TTCTGCTTATAAGACAAGCACCATTGGAGGCTGGTGATGGCATTACGTACACATCTCTTTTAACACGAGAAGAGCAGGTGGAAGTGCTGAATCGTCTGGACTTTGTGCTGAAAAACATTATAGACCTACGAAGAGAAGTGGAGGAGCTGAAGAACAGCCTGCAGAGTTTAGCTGGGGAGATCATTGGAGAAGTCAG GTCCCACCTGGAAGAAGCCCAGAAGGTATCTCGGCGGAGACGGTACATGTTTCCTAGAGAGAGGAGTGATTCCACAGGGTCTAGCTCAATTTATTTCACGGCCAGCTCAGGAACTGCCAATACAGATgatggtgaaagtgagggagg ccgcaccagctgcacatgcagggcacaccaccctgcccgggacagcCTCCCGCACCCGAGGACTCAGCAGGTCCActgcaacactgcaggggtaccgagaccagcagctgggggccctgtgagccctgcccCGCAtcctggagcagtgggtgcaggacgAACAGGAGTtccggtgggagctgcttgcccagggtcgtgccatctgtgcccatctgcagaccctggtgcagagcgtgctgcctcgtgctgctgcagcgcctgctgcctcctcagctcccgctcctcctcccactccttctccccctcccgcctctccctccacaccctcctctccAACCCCCCAGGGACGCTGAGGCCCCTGCACATGCCATGCTGGGAGACACTTGGCCCGGCAggaccctccacccctgagcttcccctcccccttgttccccttgcttcccccttccagctttctcctcccagtttttcccctcccctgtcttctcccctctcccacctcctttccccagtctccccagagtttcgtacccccccacccagttttgttaaataa